The Lactuca sativa cultivar Salinas chromosome 2, Lsat_Salinas_v11, whole genome shotgun sequence genome includes a window with the following:
- the LOC111905732 gene encoding uncharacterized protein LOC111905732 isoform X1, with product MATSTSVFQITPFENCDECISKVRRAVRQIGGLKLIGMDPEKGILIISSKRHEPEAIRAALEPNFQNESIILLPNNHSSGVNVNREAGSSTVDFRDMTGMLMTLPEAGRVRRVECRQDVLRVDYYETPSMISNAAAADVSGFVPVPVPPTSTKPSAPPMTTPYNGYPVNGWPYADHYTTPQKDDYPDCACTIM from the coding sequence ATGGCGACGTCAACAAGTGTGTTTCAAATCACACCATTCGAGAACTGTGATGAATGCATAAGCAAGGTGAGAAGGGCAGTTCGTCAAATTGGTGGTCTCAAATTGATTGGAATGGACCCCGAGAAAGGTATACTCATCATCTCATCAAAGCGCCATGAACCTGAAGCAATCAGGGCTGCACTTGAGCCAAATTTTCAAAATGAATCAATTATTTTGTTACCAAATAATCATTCGTCTGGAGTGAATGTGAATCGTGAAGCTGGGAGTAGTACTGTTGATTTTAGAGATATGACGGGAATGTTGATGACGTTACCTGAAGCTGGAAGAGTGCGAAGAGTGGAGTGCAGACAAGATGTTTTGAGGGTCGACTACTATGAGACGCCATCGATGATCTCCAACGCTGCAGCAGCAGACGTTTCGGGTTTTGTACCAGTGCCGGTGCCACCAACGTCTACCAAGCCGTCGGCTCCACCAATGACTACGCCTTATAATGGGTATCCTGTCAATGGGTGGCCATATGCTGATCACTACACCACTCCTCAGAAAGATGATTATCCAGATTGCGCTTGCACCATCATGTGA
- the LOC111905732 gene encoding uncharacterized protein LOC111905732 isoform X2, with protein MATSTSVFQITPFENCDECISKVRRAVRQIGGLKLIGMDPEKAGSSTVDFRDMTGMLMTLPEAGRVRRVECRQDVLRVDYYETPSMISNAAAADVSGFVPVPVPPTSTKPSAPPMTTPYNGYPVNGWPYADHYTTPQKDDYPDCACTIM; from the exons ATGGCGACGTCAACAAGTGTGTTTCAAATCACACCATTCGAGAACTGTGATGAATGCATAAGCAAGGTGAGAAGGGCAGTTCGTCAAATTGGTGGTCTCAAATTGATTGGAATGGACCCCGAGAAAG CTGGGAGTAGTACTGTTGATTTTAGAGATATGACGGGAATGTTGATGACGTTACCTGAAGCTGGAAGAGTGCGAAGAGTGGAGTGCAGACAAGATGTTTTGAGGGTCGACTACTATGAGACGCCATCGATGATCTCCAACGCTGCAGCAGCAGACGTTTCGGGTTTTGTACCAGTGCCGGTGCCACCAACGTCTACCAAGCCGTCGGCTCCACCAATGACTACGCCTTATAATGGGTATCCTGTCAATGGGTGGCCATATGCTGATCACTACACCACTCCTCAGAAAGATGATTATCCAGATTGCGCTTGCACCATCATGTGA